One Pan paniscus chromosome 16, NHGRI_mPanPan1-v2.0_pri, whole genome shotgun sequence DNA segment encodes these proteins:
- the PLA2G4D gene encoding cytosolic phospholipase A2 delta: protein MLPLGLSEKLSAVGGLCALACLCCVQGNNVLELSIYDEDSVTEDDICFKVLYDISEVLPGKLLRKTFSQSPQGEEELDVEFLMEETSDRPENLITNKVLVARELSCLDVHLDSTGSTAVVADQDKLELELVLKGSYEDTQTSFLGTASAFHFHYMAALETELSGRVRSSTSNGWNGDNSAGYLTVPLRPLTIGKEVTMDVPAPNAPGVRLQLKAEGCPEELAVHLGFNLCAEEQAFLSRRKQVVAKSLKQALQLDRDLQEDEVPVVGIMATGGGARAMTSLYGHLLALQKLGLVDCVTYFSGISGSTWTMAHLYGDPEWSQRDLEGPIRYAREHLAKSKLEVFSPERLASYRRELELRAEQGHSTTFVDLWALVLESMLHGQVMDQKLSGQRAALERGQNPLPLYLSLNVKENNLETLDFKEWVEFSPYEVGFLKYGAFVPPELFGSEFFMGRLMRRIPEPRICFLEAIWSNIFSLNLLDAWYDLTSSGESWKQHIKDKTRTLEKEPLTTSGTSSRLEASWLQPGTALAQAFKGFLTGRPLHHRSPNFLQGLQLHQDYCSHKDFSTWADCQLDSMPSQLTPQEPRLCLVDAGYFINTSSPSMFRPGRRLDLILSFDYSLSAPFEALQQTELYCRARGLPFPRVEPSPQDQHQPRECHLFSDPACPEAPILLHFPLVNASFKDHSAPGVQRSPAELQGGQVDLTGATCPYTLSNMTYKEEDFEHLLRLSDYNVQTSEGAILQALRTALKHRTLEARPPRAQT, encoded by the exons ATGCTTCCTCTGGGGCTGTCAGAGAAACTCTCAGCAGTAGGGGGTCTCTGTGCCCTGGCCTGTCTGTGCTGTGTGCAAGGGAAT AATGTTCTGGAGCTTAGCATCTATGATGAGGACTCAGTCACGGAGGATGACATCTGCTTCAAGGTTCTCTATGACATCTCAGAAGTCCTCCCTGGCAAGCTGCTCCGGAAAACCTTCTCCCAGAGTCCccag ggagaggaggagctggatgtgGAGTTCCTGATGGAAGAAAC GTCAGATCGCCCAGAAAACCTCATCACCAACAAAGTCCTTGTG GCCCGAGAGCTGTCATGCCTGGATGTGCATCTGGACAGCACAGGGAGCACCGCTGTGGTTGCAG ATCAGGAcaagctggagctggagctggtgCTGAAGGGGTCCTATGAGGACACACAGACATCCTTCCTGGgcacagcctctgccttccacttCCACTACATGGCAGCCCTAGAGACAGAGCTGAGCGGGCGCGTGAGG AGCTCCACAAGCAATGGCTGGAATGGGGACAACTCAGCTGGGTACCTCACTGTGCCCCTGAGGCCCTTGACCATTGGGAAGGAGGTGACTATGGATGTTCCTGCTCCAAAT GCCCCAGGAGTGAGGCTGCAGCTCAAGGCAGAGGGCTG CCCTGAGGAGCTGGCCGTGCACCTGGGCTTCAATCTCTGTGCAGAGGAGCAGGCCTTCCTGAGCAGGAGGAAGCAGGTGGTGGCCAAGTCCCTGAAGCAGGCCCTGCAGCTGGACAGAGACCTGCAGGAGGATGAG GTACCCGTTGTGGGCATCATGGCCACAGGAGGAGGTGCCCGGGCCATGACCTCGCTCTACGGCCACCTATTGGCCTTGCAGAAGCTGGGCCTCGTAGACTGTGTGACCTACTTCAGTGGCATCTCTGGCTCTACGTG GACAATGGCCCACCTGTACGGGGACCCTGAGTGGTCGCAGAGGGACCTGGAGGGACCTATCAGATACGCCCGGGAGCACCTGGCCAAGAGCAAGCTGGAGGTCTTTTCCCCAGAGCGCCTGGCGAGCTACCGCCGGGAGCTGGAGCTGCGGGCTGAGCAGGGCCACTCCACGACCTTTGTGGACCTGTGGGCGCTAGTGCTGGAGTCCATGCTGCACGGCCAG GTGATGGATCAGAAGCTGTCAGGACAGAGAGCCGCCCTGGAACGGGGTCAGAACCCTCTGCCCCTCTACTTGAGCCTCAATGTCAAAGAGAACAATCTGGAGACACTGGACTTCAAGG AGTGGGTTGAGTTCTCCCCCTATGAGGTCGGTTTCCTGAAGTACGGGGCCTTCGTCCCTCCTGAGCTCTTCGGCTCCGAGTTCTTCATGGGACGGCTGATGAGGAGGATCCCGGAGCCCCGGATCTGCTTTCTGGAAG CCATCTGGAGCAACATTTTCTCCCTGAACCTGCTGGATGCCTGGTATGACCTCACCAGTTCTGGGGAGTCCTGGAAACAGCACATTAAGGACAAGACCAGGACCTTAG AGAAGGAGCCCCTGACCACCTCGGGGACCTCCTCGCGGCTGGAGGCCTCGTGGCTGCAGCCAGGCACGGCGCTGGCCCAGGCATTTAAAGGCTTCCTGACAGGCAGGCCCCTCCACCACCGCAGCCCCAACTTCCTCCAGGGCCTCCAGCTGCACCAGGACTACTGTAGCCACAAAGACTTCTCCACCTGGGCAG ACTGCCAGCTTGACTCCATGCCCAGCCAGCTGACCCCCCAGGAGCCCCGGCTCTGCCTGGTGGACGCCGGCTACTTCATCAACACCAGCTCTCCCTCCATGTTCCGGCCAGGCCGCAGGCTGGACCTCATCCTCTCCTTCGACTACTCCCTATCTGCGCCCTTCGAG GCACTGCAGCAGACGGAGCTGTACTGCCGGGCCCGGGGGCTGCCCTTCCCCCGGGTGGAACCCAGCCCTCAGGACCAGCACCAGCCAAGGGAGTGCCACCTCTTCTCAGACCCCGCCTGCCCCGAGGCCCCGATCCTGCTGCACTTCCCGCTGGTCAATGCCTCCTTCAAGGACCACTCAGCCCCCG GTGTCCAGCGCAGCCCCGCAGAGCTCCAGGGTGGCCAAGTGGATCTCACCGGGGCCACCTGCCCCTACACCCTGTCCAACATGACCTACAAGGAGGAAGACTTCGAGCACCTGCTGCGGCTCAGTGACTACAACGTGCAGACCAGCGAGGGTGCCATCCTGCAGGCCCTGAGGACCGCGCTGAAGCACCGGACTCTAGAGGCGAGGCCTCCAAGGGCACAGACCTGA